TCATAAAAGCGTGGATTGGCGTTACGGTTGCAACATTTTTAAATACTTGGCGCCTTACCGTAGAGGCAACGGGTTGAGGAAGCCAAGCATGGTTGCAGCTAAAGGCGTCGAAATTTATCCGCTTGAGGCCATCCAGGGCCAGATGGCCCAGTTCTATACCCCCCAGAGCAGCGACGAGACCATGCTGGTGCGGATTCCGGGTTGCATCTGCAACAGCTTGTTCGTCCACCGCTCGCAAACCGACCAGCTGCTGCCGGTTCGGGGGAGTTTCGTTCTGGCTGTCTTAGAGAATCGAACTTACCGCTACATTCCCATGAACGCGCAGCAACCCCAGGCGGTTAAAATCCCGCCGGGCGTTCCCCACGGCGCGATCAACCCCAACGACACCAGCTGCTTGCTGGTCAATGCCGTGCTGCGCCACCGCCCGCCGCATGCCCGGGACTACGTTCCCATCGAGCCGCCCGTTCCCTACGATGTAGACGCAGCGCGAGCGCAGTTACAGGCAACGCAAGTTGCCTGCTAGTCAGCACACCTTGGATTCTAGGCGCTGCCGGTTCGAGGCCGGCGTGCGCCTACGAAGTGCGTTCGTTAAGCTGCGCTTCTAGTTTGGCCAGGCGGCTTTTAAGGTCGGCGTTTTCGCGCTGCAGCCCCTCGAATTCCTGGCGCAGCTGATTGACGGCACGCTCCGAGCCCAGATTCTGCTGCACGGTTTCCATGCCTTCCTCGGCCAGGCGGCGCACGCGCGCATCCGTGGCGCGCTGGGCCAGTGATCGCAACTGCTCGATGGCCGGTGCCACCCGCATCTGCTTCAGGGCCGAGACCGCCGAGACCTGGACGAAAAAGCTGGGCTCGCGCCCGCAGGCCTCCAGCTGCGCCAGAATGGCGTCGAGCTGGGCTTGGGCCTGGTCGGTGGAGACTGCCCCCAACCCGCGGATGGCTGCCAGGCGCAGCGGCTGCGGCACGCCACGCTGGGCGTAGGGCAGCAGGGTCTCGGCGGCTTGGGGCGAAGCGTTCATCTGGCTCAGCCCGCCGACGGCCCCAGCGCGCACCACCTCGTTCCAACCCGAGCGCTCCTGCAGTGCCTGCTCCAGCAGCTGCCGGGCTTCATCGACCCGCCCGCGCAGCGGCCCCGAGACCATCCCGCCTAGGGTCCGCAGGGCAGCGGCTTCGGTATAGTAGCTGGCATCGCCGCGCTCGGCTGCTTGCCGGACGGCCTCGTAGCTGGTGGCCGTTTTGAATCGGCCCAGCGCCTCCAGCGCCGCGCGCCGCACGCGCGGGTCGCTATCGCCCAGGCCGGCTTGGAGCGCGCGCTCGGCCTGCTCGAGCGCGATCTGGCCCAATTGCTGGGCCACCTCGGTGCGCGTGCCCCAAAACAGCTCTTGCTCCAGGGCCTGGGCCAGGGCGTCCGCCGCTTCGGGGCTGCCCTGCTGGGCCAGGGCCTCGGCGGCGCGGATGCGCCCCACCGGATGGGGGTCCCAATGCAGCTGCGCCTGCAGCTCGGGCCGCGGATAGTCGAGCTGGACGGTTTTGAGCCAGCCCTGATCGGCGTCAAAGCTGACAAAATCGGGCTTGGCTGCCAGCGGACAGTAAAAGCTCTGCTCGGGCTCGCTCACGCGCAGCGTCACGCGCTGGCACTGGGCCTCGCCCGCGCCATTTTGGGGCGCATAGCCAAACGCAATCGGCACGCGCAGATCGAAGCAGGACTGGCGCTCGCCGCTGCCCTCGCGCCGGTCGCTGCTTTGGGCTTGGGTTTGGGTCACCGTCAGCTTGGCCAGCTGCGCGTCTGCATCCCAGGCGTAGCTGACCTTGAAATCGGGGTGGCCGCTGCCAAAGACATAGCGATCGAATAAAAACGACAGGTTGCGCCCGGTGGTGCGCTCGATCGCGCGCCGCAGGTCCACGGTCTCGATGTTGCGGTGGGCGTGCTCGCGCACGAAGGCCTGCAGGGCCTCGCGAAAGGCCTCATCGCCCAGTTCGGTGCGGATGGCGTGGTAGATGCAGGCCCCTTTCTCGTACAGGTGGCAGTCGAACAGGTCCATGACCTCGCGGTAGACGTTGGTCACCACGGGGCGGCGGTAGCGGTTGCGGTCCTCTTCTAGGTAGTTGCGGGCTTCGTTGAGCAGGTAGTAGGCGGCTTCGTCGCGGCCGTAATCGCGCTCGAGCCACAATACCTCGGCGTAAGAAGCCATGCCCTCTTTGAGCCAGGCATGGGACCAGTGGCCGATGACGGCCAAATCCCCAAACCACTGGTGGGCCAGCTCGTGCGCCACCAGGGTCTCGGCGCGGCGGTTGTCGATCGCGGCGCGCTCGTCCAGCAGGCAGCGATCGGTGAGCAGCGTCGTGGAGGTGTTCTCCATCCCGCCGAAGATGTAGTCGCTGACGCAGACCTGGGCGTATTTGGGATAGGGATAGGGGTAGCCAAACAGCTCGCTGAAAAAGGCCATCATGCGCGGCGTCTTGCCTAGGGTGCGCCGGGCATCGGCTTCGCGGCCGCGCTCGATGTAGTACTGCAGCGGGATGCCGTCGCTGCGATCAGCAATGCAGTTAAAATCGCCCACCGCCAGCGCCATCAGGTAGCTGGGGTGGGGCTGGTCCTGGCGCCAGTGATAGATCGTGGCGCCCTCGGCAGGCTCGGTGCCGATGAGCTCGCCGTTGGAGATAGCTTGATAGGGCTGGGGCACGCGCACCCGGATCTCGGAGGTGGCCAGCTGCCCGGGATAGTCGAAGCAGGGGAACCAGAAGCGCGAATCTTCATCTTCGCCTTGGGTCCAGACCTGGATGGGCTTGTCGGGGTAGTCCGCATCGGGCGCTACAAAGTAAATCCCGCGCTGGGGCTGCTCCGCGCGGTAGCGCACGCTGATGGTGATGGGCTCGGTCCCCGTGGGCTGGCTCAGGCGCACGAACAGCTGCCGGCCGTCGTGCTCGAAGGGCTGGCTCAG
This genomic stretch from Cyanobacteria bacterium QS_8_64_29 harbors:
- a CDS encoding aminopeptidase, with the protein product MSQSLSDADSTSRRPFERPGAQPHYTPDRPGRVEHIRLDLALDLQRQSLEGTCTIALQPLRRGLDRLTLDAVDLQIDAVWVGELSQPFEHDGRQLFVRLSQPTGTEPITISVRYRAEQPQRGIYFVAPDADYPDKPIQVWTQGEDEDSRFWFPCFDYPGQLATSEIRVRVPQPYQAISNGELIGTEPAEGATIYHWRQDQPHPSYLMALAVGDFNCIADRSDGIPLQYYIERGREADARRTLGKTPRMMAFFSELFGYPYPYPKYAQVCVSDYIFGGMENTSTTLLTDRCLLDERAAIDNRRAETLVAHELAHQWFGDLAVIGHWSHAWLKEGMASYAEVLWLERDYGRDEAAYYLLNEARNYLEEDRNRYRRPVVTNVYREVMDLFDCHLYEKGACIYHAIRTELGDEAFREALQAFVREHAHRNIETVDLRRAIERTTGRNLSFLFDRYVFGSGHPDFKVSYAWDADAQLAKLTVTQTQAQSSDRREGSGERQSCFDLRVPIAFGYAPQNGAGEAQCQRVTLRVSEPEQSFYCPLAAKPDFVSFDADQGWLKTVQLDYPRPELQAQLHWDPHPVGRIRAAEALAQQGSPEAADALAQALEQELFWGTRTEVAQQLGQIALEQAERALQAGLGDSDPRVRRAALEALGRFKTATSYEAVRQAAERGDASYYTEAAALRTLGGMVSGPLRGRVDEARQLLEQALQERSGWNEVVRAGAVGGLSQMNASPQAAETLLPYAQRGVPQPLRLAAIRGLGAVSTDQAQAQLDAILAQLEACGREPSFFVQVSAVSALKQMRVAPAIEQLRSLAQRATDARVRRLAEEGMETVQQNLGSERAVNQLRQEFEGLQRENADLKSRLAKLEAQLNERTS
- a CDS encoding dTDP-4-dehydrorhamnose 3,5-epimerase, whose product is MVAAKGVEIYPLEAIQGQMAQFYTPQSSDETMLVRIPGCICNSLFVHRSQTDQLLPVRGSFVLAVLENRTYRYIPMNAQQPQAVKIPPGVPHGAINPNDTSCLLVNAVLRHRPPHARDYVPIEPPVPYDVDAARAQLQATQVAC